The sequence CTGATTGGTGACTCGGACGTTTAAGCCCGCCCGCAGCAGGGCTTTTTCGGCGCTGCGGAGATTGCCCGCGCCGTAATCGAGCAGCAACACTTCTTTCGACCCTCCAGCCGTCACAAAGCCCCCTTGGTACTCGGCAACTCGCCGCTGGTGACTTGCACCGCGTCTCTGAGCGCCCGCGCAAAGGCTTTCATAATGGCCTCGATGACGTGGTGGGCTTCTCTTCCGGCCAGCAGGCGCACATGCAAAGTCACGCCGCCGTGATTGCAAAAACCGCGCAGAAATTCTCGCAGATGATAGTGGGTAAAGTCGCCCGCCGTTCCCCACACCTCCAGCTTTTCCGGCTCGAAGGCGAGGTGGGCGCGGCCCGACAAATCCACGACCACGTGAACCAGCGTTTCGTCCATCGGCACGAAAGCGCTGCCGTAGCGCTCAATGCCTTTGCGGTCGCCCAGCGCTTGACTGAGCGCTTGCCCCAGCGTGATGCCGGTGTCTTCGACGAGGTGGTGCGGCTCGATGTGAAGGTCGCCCGTCGCCTGAACGCTGAGGCCCAGCCGTCCGTGGCGCGAAAGCTGCTCGAGCATGTGATCGAAAAAGCCGTGTCCGCTGCTCAGCTCCGCGCCGGGCGTGTCGAGATCGAGCCTGACAGTGATAGCGGTTTCTAAAGTGCGGCGCTCTACGGTGGCGTGGCGGGAGGTGGGGCGGGAAGCTGACATGAACAGAGTCTAGCGGGCAAAAGCGGGAAGCAGGGCAGGGGGAGCGCCGCCGCTTTTGCTCTGCTTCCGCTCACCTAGACTGAGCCATGACCCGTTTGACTGGCAAGGCCCCCAACCGCCGCCGATGGTGGTGGCTGCTGCTGGTGGCAGCGCTCGGTACAGCCTGCACCACTGTCTTTACCACCCAACTGACCACTCCAGGTGCCGAGGCGCTCACCAAAGGCCAAGCCCTCCTCGGCAAAAAAACTGTGCTGGCCATCGTCGCCCATCCCGACGATCTGGAGTGGTACATCGGCGGCACCCTGCGGCGACTTTCAGACAACGGGGCAAATGTGCAGGTCGTGGTGTCCAGCGACGGCGAGAAGGGGCCGAACAAAATCGATGCCCCTGACCTCGCCGCCGCCCGCCGCGCCGAGCAGGCCGCCGCCGGAGCCATCAACGGCTACACCAAAATCCACTCGCTGGCTCTGCCGGATAGGGGCGTGGCCGCCGACCCGCGCTTTTTGCCGGAAGCGGCGCGCATTTACAACGAAGTCAAGCCCGACGCCGTGTTCGTCTTTGATCCGAGCTCTCCGGCTCTCCCCTATTTACACGTGGATCATCAGGGATCGGCCCGCGAATTTTTAAAGTTCTGGGACACTCTGGGCGCGAATAAGCCGCCGGTCTATTTGTTTCAGACCCGTAGGCCCAACGTGGCAGTGGACATCAGCGGCGTGATCGACACCAAAGTAAGAGCGCTGGCCCAGCATGTCAGCCAAAACGGT comes from Deinococcus detaillensis and encodes:
- the hisB gene encoding imidazoleglycerol-phosphate dehydratase HisB, whose protein sequence is MSASRPTSRHATVERRTLETAITVRLDLDTPGAELSSGHGFFDHMLEQLSRHGRLGLSVQATGDLHIEPHHLVEDTGITLGQALSQALGDRKGIERYGSAFVPMDETLVHVVVDLSGRAHLAFEPEKLEVWGTAGDFTHYHLREFLRGFCNHGGVTLHVRLLAGREAHHVIEAIMKAFARALRDAVQVTSGELPSTKGAL
- a CDS encoding PIG-L deacetylase family protein, which gives rise to MTRLTGKAPNRRRWWWLLLVAALGTACTTVFTTQLTTPGAEALTKGQALLGKKTVLAIVAHPDDLEWYIGGTLRRLSDNGANVQVVVSSDGEKGPNKIDAPDLAAARRAEQAAAGAINGYTKIHSLALPDRGVAADPRFLPEAARIYNEVKPDAVFVFDPSSPALPYLHVDHQGSAREFLKFWDTLGANKPPVYLFQTRRPNVAVDISGVIDTKVRALAQHVSQNGGSGSGMKGFFAGSGKQVGVEYAELFRELDGK